Proteins encoded together in one Terriglobus saanensis SP1PR4 window:
- a CDS encoding cytochrome P450: MTTPPPIPDVTVSTDEAVAFPGLKRGLFFYLFKPWVKLGHPILLFEHLQQTFGNVAQYRFLGTPIVYLNDPEYIREVLINQASAFVKERTVKRMKVLLGEGLITSDDPIHIRSRRIAAPAFHRQRIAAYGDQIVAIAASQRDRWHEGQVLDIGAASMELSLEIVARTLFDTEVTTEIRSINDEVNTIMGLYNFIVAFPQLEKFVNFPIPGVIKFRRSKARLDAVVGRLIREHREASLRGEEDKGDLLSMLLSSRDEEGDHSGLSDEQVRDEVLTIFLAGYETVANALTWTWYLLSQNPEVEARLHAELDEVLGGRLPVLADYAALKYTEMVFAESMRLYPPAWAMGRMATRPVRVGPYEIPEGAHVFFSQYMMHRDPRWYPEPLKFDPERFSAENKAGRPKFAYFPFGGGGRQCIGEGFAWMEGVFSIATVAQRWRFEFLGTREPEVQAKITLRPEGAVRMRVVGR, encoded by the coding sequence ATGACAACTCCGCCTCCGATTCCCGACGTAACGGTTTCCACCGATGAGGCTGTGGCATTTCCAGGATTGAAGCGGGGGCTTTTTTTTTATCTCTTCAAGCCGTGGGTGAAGCTGGGACATCCGATTCTGCTCTTCGAGCACTTGCAACAGACGTTTGGAAACGTGGCGCAGTACCGCTTTCTGGGAACGCCCATTGTCTACCTGAACGATCCGGAGTATATCCGCGAAGTGCTGATCAACCAGGCTTCTGCGTTTGTAAAAGAGCGCACCGTCAAGCGGATGAAAGTTCTGCTGGGCGAAGGTCTGATTACCTCGGACGATCCGATTCACATCCGCTCACGGCGCATTGCAGCGCCGGCGTTTCATCGGCAACGGATCGCGGCTTATGGAGATCAGATCGTTGCCATCGCTGCGAGTCAACGGGATCGGTGGCATGAAGGGCAGGTGCTGGATATCGGTGCGGCGTCGATGGAATTGTCGCTGGAGATCGTGGCAAGGACGCTTTTCGACACTGAGGTGACGACGGAGATCCGCTCGATCAACGATGAAGTGAACACAATCATGGGTCTCTACAACTTTATCGTGGCGTTTCCGCAGTTGGAGAAGTTCGTCAATTTCCCGATTCCGGGAGTGATCAAGTTTCGGCGATCGAAGGCGCGGTTGGATGCGGTGGTGGGGCGACTGATTCGAGAGCATCGCGAAGCGTCGCTGCGAGGAGAAGAGGATAAGGGCGACCTGCTCTCGATGCTGCTTTCGTCGCGAGACGAGGAAGGCGACCACTCTGGTCTTTCGGATGAACAGGTGCGCGACGAAGTTCTGACGATCTTTCTGGCTGGATACGAGACCGTAGCGAATGCTCTGACGTGGACTTGGTATCTGCTGAGTCAGAACCCCGAGGTCGAGGCGCGCCTGCACGCCGAACTGGATGAAGTTCTGGGAGGGCGACTGCCCGTGTTGGCGGACTATGCTGCCTTGAAGTACACGGAGATGGTCTTTGCCGAGTCGATGCGTCTCTATCCCCCGGCCTGGGCGATGGGGAGGATGGCCACGCGGCCTGTGCGCGTGGGGCCGTATGAGATTCCCGAGGGCGCGCATGTGTTCTTCAGCCAGTACATGATGCATCGCGATCCACGATGGTATCCGGAGCCGCTGAAGTTCGATCCTGAGCGGTTTTCCGCCGAAAACAAGGCAGGGCGTCCGAAGTTTGCCTATTTCCCGTTTGGTGGCGGGGGAAGGCAGTGTATCGGCGAGGGGTTTGCGTGGATGGAGGGCGTTTTTTCCATTGCGACGGTGGCGCAGCGATGGCGCTTTGAGTTTCTGGGGACACGTGAGCCTGAGGTTCAGGCGAAGATTACGCTGCGGCCTGAGGGGGCAGTGCGGATGCGGGTGGTGGGTCGGTGA
- a CDS encoding penicillin-binding protein 1A — protein MQSPFDRDDSGRNLLLEEQGGARFRVPKFANRKVARRSAFYVMLGASAIFGGLVGLMLIYSTELPQMADLERYRPNTTTQLLDVHGRSFGSFALERRVVVPYSEFPPMLRDAILSIEDKSFEKNAGVNPIRLVEAAYLDMHSHGRGQGASTLTMQLARNLFLSAEKTYKRKILEIFLTIQIERHFTKDQIFALYANQIYLGHGTYGFEAGSEFYFSKHVHDLTLPEAALLAALPKGPESYSPIRHPQRALKRRNLVLSEMLSDKQISVAQYEVARQSPLGLHIETPANSVAPYFVEEVRRQLEQQYGAEQVHGAGLKIYTTMDLDLQMTAYKAVMSGVATYERRHGWKAHLQNIAEAGVDLETYKHPDWTGPLAEGTYVHALVTDVTPKKVTLRIGNHMVELAPEDWAWTKFKSAAEFLTRGDIAYVRVLADTDKVALEQDSGAQASLMAVDNSNGEVLAMVGGRDFALSQFNRATQAERQVGSSFKPYVYTAAVEAGAKPSDIIVDGPTSFYTPNGPYTPHNYEADYKGAMTLLNAFAESRNIPALKLANQVGIRKVIEVAHRFGVTSNIPSFLPVAIGSAGISLVEQVGSYSVFPNDGIRVEPHYIRKVVQADGLPLQQNAPQVKEVISVETARTMMKFLEAVPQYGTAAQAGAILKHPLGGKTGTTNDYTDAWFIGFSPSVTCGTWIGYDDRKSLGEKETGAKAALPMWIDFMKVAIARTPNEAFPTANAPKKALQLLAPDANAEPAKPKADADDDADDDAETKKAAPVERVAPPTSVPADESAPAGPKPVAKPIVIPPNAPVTKPAPANGPKPVVIPPS, from the coding sequence GTGCAAAGTCCCTTCGACAGAGATGATTCCGGGCGCAACCTTCTTTTAGAAGAGCAGGGTGGAGCGCGCTTCCGCGTGCCGAAGTTTGCCAACCGCAAGGTGGCTCGGCGTTCGGCGTTTTACGTCATGCTTGGGGCTTCCGCGATCTTTGGCGGTCTGGTGGGCCTGATGCTCATCTACTCCACGGAGCTGCCGCAGATGGCGGATCTGGAGCGCTACCGCCCCAACACCACAACTCAACTGCTGGACGTGCATGGGCGCAGCTTTGGCAGCTTTGCGCTGGAGCGCCGCGTCGTGGTGCCGTACAGTGAGTTTCCCCCGATGTTGAGGGACGCGATCCTCTCCATCGAAGATAAGAGCTTCGAGAAGAACGCAGGCGTGAACCCGATCCGTCTGGTGGAGGCGGCCTACCTCGATATGCACTCGCATGGACGCGGGCAGGGCGCCAGCACGCTGACGATGCAGCTTGCGCGCAACCTCTTTCTCTCCGCGGAGAAGACCTACAAGCGCAAGATCCTCGAGATCTTTCTCACGATCCAGATCGAGCGGCATTTTACGAAGGACCAGATTTTTGCGCTGTACGCGAACCAGATCTATCTCGGCCATGGGACGTATGGGTTTGAGGCGGGCAGCGAGTTTTACTTCTCGAAGCACGTCCACGATCTGACCCTGCCGGAGGCTGCGCTATTGGCGGCTCTGCCCAAGGGGCCGGAGAGCTATTCGCCGATACGGCATCCGCAGCGCGCGCTGAAGCGCAGGAACCTTGTGCTCAGCGAGATGTTGAGTGACAAACAGATTTCGGTGGCACAGTACGAGGTGGCGCGGCAGTCTCCGTTGGGGCTGCATATTGAGACGCCCGCGAACTCGGTGGCTCCGTATTTTGTGGAAGAGGTGCGGCGTCAACTGGAGCAGCAGTACGGTGCGGAGCAGGTACACGGCGCCGGCCTAAAGATTTACACCACGATGGATCTCGACCTGCAGATGACGGCATACAAAGCCGTGATGAGCGGCGTGGCGACGTATGAGCGCAGACATGGCTGGAAGGCGCATCTGCAAAACATCGCCGAGGCCGGGGTCGATCTGGAGACATACAAGCATCCGGACTGGACTGGACCGCTGGCGGAAGGTACTTATGTCCATGCGCTGGTGACCGACGTTACGCCGAAGAAGGTCACGCTACGCATTGGGAACCACATGGTGGAGCTTGCGCCGGAGGATTGGGCGTGGACGAAGTTCAAGAGCGCGGCGGAGTTTTTGACGCGTGGAGACATTGCCTACGTTCGCGTACTGGCCGATACGGACAAGGTCGCACTGGAGCAGGATTCGGGAGCGCAGGCTTCGCTGATGGCGGTCGATAACTCCAACGGCGAAGTGCTGGCGATGGTGGGTGGACGTGACTTTGCTCTCTCTCAGTTCAACCGCGCGACGCAGGCGGAGCGGCAGGTGGGATCGTCTTTCAAGCCTTATGTGTATACGGCAGCGGTGGAAGCGGGGGCGAAGCCTTCGGACATCATTGTGGATGGGCCGACGAGCTTCTACACGCCGAACGGCCCCTATACGCCGCACAACTATGAGGCGGATTACAAGGGCGCGATGACGCTGCTGAATGCCTTTGCGGAGTCGCGGAATATTCCTGCATTGAAGCTGGCGAACCAGGTGGGCATTCGCAAGGTGATTGAAGTAGCGCATCGGTTCGGTGTGACTTCGAATATCCCTTCGTTCTTGCCGGTGGCGATTGGTTCGGCGGGGATCTCGCTGGTGGAGCAGGTGGGGTCGTACAGCGTCTTTCCGAACGACGGCATTCGCGTCGAGCCGCACTACATTCGCAAGGTCGTTCAGGCCGACGGTCTCCCTCTGCAGCAGAATGCGCCGCAGGTGAAGGAAGTGATCTCCGTGGAGACGGCGCGCACGATGATGAAGTTTCTGGAAGCCGTTCCGCAGTACGGTACGGCGGCGCAGGCGGGGGCGATCCTGAAGCATCCTCTCGGCGGCAAGACGGGAACGACGAACGACTACACGGATGCGTGGTTCATCGGCTTCTCGCCCAGCGTGACCTGCGGAACGTGGATCGGCTACGACGACCGCAAGTCCCTTGGAGAAAAAGAGACAGGCGCGAAGGCCGCACTGCCCATGTGGATCGACTTCATGAAGGTGGCGATTGCGCGGACGCCCAACGAGGCCTTCCCAACGGCGAATGCGCCGAAGAAGGCTCTGCAGTTACTCGCTCCAGACGCCAATGCCGAGCCTGCGAAGCCCAAGGCCGATGCGGACGACGATGCGGATGATGACGCGGAGACGAAGAAGGCGGCTCCCGTGGAGCGCGTGGCTCCTCCAACGAGCGTGCCTGCGGATGAGTCTGCTCCTGCTGGACCCAAGCCCGTGGCGAAGCCGATTGTGATTCCGCCCAATGCGCCGGTGACGAAGCCCGCACCGGCAAACGGGCCTAAGCCTGTTGTGATTCCACCGAGCTAA
- a CDS encoding pyridoxal phosphate-dependent aminotransferase — protein sequence MSTVAEAKTMLTERIGRIEVSATMAITAEALRLKAQGMDLADFGAGEPHFQTPAHIKKAAIDAIESGFTRYTAVAGIPEVRKAVVERHAKDFGTQYAVDECVFTTGGKLALFNAIQVLVDHGDEVILPVPYWVSFKDIIQYAGGVPVFVRGREEENFRITAKMIEGAITEKTKAIVLNTPSNPSGAVVSPGDLEAIVRLAHKKGVYVLLDECYIYLNYTGNLISGGSFLDCKEHVVVLGSLSKTYAMTGWRAGYALGPKPIIAAMSKLQSQSTSNTASMVQRASVAALTESQDCVFEMRDGYLKLRDRILAGLKEIPGITCTVPEGAFYVYPNVSAYFGKGGIHSAADVAAKLLSEAHVVVVPGEAFGTDEHIRFSYAVSEDVVDKGIERLKKFFGGLA from the coding sequence ATGAGCACTGTTGCGGAAGCGAAAACGATGTTAACGGAGCGGATCGGAAGAATCGAAGTATCCGCGACCATGGCGATCACGGCTGAGGCGTTGCGTTTGAAGGCGCAGGGTATGGATCTGGCGGACTTTGGCGCGGGCGAGCCACACTTCCAAACGCCGGCCCACATCAAGAAAGCCGCCATCGACGCCATTGAGAGCGGATTTACGCGCTATACCGCAGTCGCCGGTATCCCAGAGGTCCGCAAGGCCGTCGTAGAGCGGCACGCGAAAGATTTTGGAACGCAGTATGCCGTGGACGAGTGCGTCTTTACCACCGGTGGCAAGCTGGCGCTCTTCAATGCGATCCAGGTGCTGGTGGACCACGGTGACGAAGTGATTCTGCCGGTCCCCTATTGGGTCAGCTTCAAAGACATCATCCAATACGCGGGCGGCGTGCCGGTGTTTGTGCGCGGGCGCGAAGAGGAGAACTTCCGCATCACGGCGAAGATGATTGAAGGCGCGATCACGGAAAAGACGAAGGCGATTGTGTTGAATACGCCTTCGAACCCCTCCGGCGCGGTCGTCTCTCCTGGGGACCTGGAGGCGATCGTTCGGCTGGCACATAAGAAGGGCGTGTATGTGCTGCTGGATGAGTGCTACATCTACCTGAACTACACCGGCAACCTGATCTCTGGTGGATCGTTCCTGGACTGCAAGGAGCACGTCGTCGTGCTTGGGTCGCTGTCGAAGACCTACGCGATGACCGGCTGGCGCGCGGGCTATGCGCTGGGACCGAAGCCGATCATTGCCGCGATGAGCAAGCTGCAGTCGCAGAGCACGTCGAACACCGCGAGCATGGTGCAGCGCGCTTCCGTCGCAGCGCTGACCGAGAGTCAGGATTGCGTCTTCGAGATGCGGGACGGCTATCTAAAGCTGCGCGACAGGATTCTTGCGGGCCTGAAGGAGATTCCGGGCATCACGTGCACGGTGCCTGAAGGCGCGTTCTACGTGTATCCGAATGTAAGCGCCTACTTCGGCAAGGGCGGCATCCACTCTGCTGCCGATGTCGCGGCCAAGCTGTTGAGCGAAGCACACGTTGTGGTGGTGCCGGGCGAGGCGTTCGGTACAGACGAACATATCCGTTTCAGCTATGCAGTGAGTGAGGACGTCGTGGACAAGGGAATCGAACGTTTGAAGAAGTTCTTCGGCGGACTCGCCTAA
- a CDS encoding S41 family peptidase — protein MPKSLRIFLLALSVGVVLTAFVGANTSHVSAASDPQEGAYRQMQVYSEVLRHVQSDYVEDPNMGAVTSGALRGLAETLDGNSSYLNPAEYKAYKETLASDKKSAHAQTGINVAKRYGYATVVSVVTDSPADKAGVSDGDILQSIGDKSTMNLAVVTVQALLQGEPGTTLTIGVVDPRHAGPEKRLTLTRANLVLPATLETFYEQASILYVKPESLDKEHVQQIEQKLKAMSKTNTKKILLDLRDVSTGDTAEALKLANFFIKTGTLATLEGQKVQKQVFTADAGKVVAATAPMVTLVNHGTAGPAELVAAALLDSKRSELVGEKTFGDASQQKTFELPDGAALILSIAKYEGPSGKKLQDEGVTPGVLVASAADDATADDDGDDDDAPKTPGVVAKPATVQKPTAKIDDQLSKALELLKAKAA, from the coding sequence ATGCCGAAGTCGTTGCGAATCTTTCTGCTTGCCCTGTCTGTGGGTGTGGTGCTGACCGCGTTTGTGGGTGCGAATACGAGCCACGTGAGCGCTGCGAGCGATCCGCAGGAGGGCGCGTACCGGCAGATGCAGGTGTATAGCGAAGTGCTGCGGCATGTCCAGTCGGATTATGTAGAAGACCCGAATATGGGCGCGGTGACGAGCGGCGCTCTGCGCGGCCTGGCGGAGACGCTCGACGGAAACTCCAGCTATTTGAATCCCGCAGAGTACAAGGCCTACAAAGAGACCCTTGCGTCGGACAAAAAGAGTGCGCATGCCCAGACCGGCATCAACGTAGCGAAGCGTTATGGCTATGCGACAGTGGTAAGTGTGGTGACGGACAGCCCGGCGGACAAGGCCGGGGTTTCGGATGGCGACATTCTTCAGTCCATCGGAGACAAGAGCACTATGAATCTCGCCGTAGTGACGGTGCAGGCCCTTCTGCAGGGCGAGCCGGGAACGACCTTGACCATCGGCGTTGTGGATCCGCGCCATGCCGGACCGGAGAAGCGTCTGACGCTGACGCGCGCAAATCTGGTTCTGCCGGCGACGCTGGAGACATTTTACGAGCAGGCGAGCATTTTGTATGTGAAGCCCGAGTCACTGGATAAAGAGCATGTGCAGCAGATCGAACAGAAGCTGAAGGCCATGTCCAAAACGAACACGAAGAAGATCCTTCTGGATCTGCGCGATGTTTCGACGGGAGATACGGCTGAGGCGCTGAAGCTGGCGAACTTCTTCATCAAAACGGGCACGCTGGCCACGCTTGAGGGCCAGAAGGTGCAGAAGCAGGTCTTCACCGCCGATGCTGGCAAGGTTGTGGCGGCGACCGCGCCGATGGTCACTCTGGTGAATCACGGTACGGCTGGACCGGCGGAGCTGGTTGCGGCAGCGCTGCTGGATTCGAAGCGCTCCGAACTGGTGGGTGAAAAGACCTTTGGCGATGCTTCGCAGCAGAAGACGTTTGAACTGCCGGACGGCGCTGCCCTGATTCTTTCGATTGCGAAGTATGAAGGTCCCAGCGGAAAGAAGCTGCAGGATGAGGGCGTGACGCCTGGTGTCCTGGTGGCTTCCGCGGCGGATGACGCAACTGCGGATGATGATGGCGACGATGACGATGCGCCCAAGACTCCGGGTGTGGTGGCAAAGCCTGCGACGGTGCAGAAGCCGACCGCAAAGATCGACGATCAGTTGTCGAAGGCGCTGGAGCTGTTGAAGGCCAAGGCGGCTTAG
- a CDS encoding HAD-IA family hydrolase, protein MIEVEVGAFLFDMDGVLVSSIGSVRRSWRKWAKMYGLPDSETFEIPHGQRAREIIQGLIPEKDVDEGLRVIEEIEMADTDDLIILPGVRALLESLPKERWAIVTSATNRLVIARLEVAGLPIPTRLVSADSVERGKPAPDPYLAGAKLLGISPGDCLVVEDAPSGLQSGKAAGAKLLGVLGTHALEDLGDAMWVVESMESVRVEVGERLRVSLDVVR, encoded by the coding sequence GTGATCGAAGTCGAGGTGGGCGCCTTCCTGTTCGACATGGACGGGGTGCTGGTGAGTTCGATCGGATCGGTGCGGCGAAGCTGGCGGAAGTGGGCGAAGATGTACGGGCTTCCCGATTCGGAGACCTTCGAAATCCCCCACGGCCAGAGGGCGCGCGAGATCATCCAGGGTCTGATTCCGGAGAAAGACGTGGATGAGGGACTTCGCGTCATCGAAGAGATCGAGATGGCCGACACCGACGACCTGATCATTCTGCCGGGTGTTCGCGCTCTGCTGGAGAGTCTGCCGAAGGAGCGTTGGGCGATTGTGACCTCTGCTACGAACCGGCTGGTGATTGCGCGTCTTGAAGTAGCGGGTTTGCCGATCCCTACGCGGCTGGTCAGCGCGGATTCGGTGGAGCGGGGGAAGCCTGCTCCGGATCCTTATCTGGCGGGGGCGAAGCTGCTTGGGATTTCTCCAGGGGATTGCCTGGTGGTGGAGGATGCTCCCTCTGGGCTGCAGTCTGGCAAGGCTGCCGGGGCGAAGCTCCTTGGGGTTTTGGGGACACATGCTTTAGAAGATCTGGGCGATGCGATGTGGGTGGTGGAGTCGATGGAATCGGTGCGGGTAGAGGTTGGGGAGCGGTTGCGGGTGAGCCTGGATGTTGTGCGGTAG
- a CDS encoding phosphoglucomutase/phosphomannomutase family protein: MAQVVKFGTDGWRGIIADDFTFANVRVAAAAVANYVVDAGDAPKGVCIGWDTRFASEAFAKVTAEVLSAAGINVFLADRVTATPALSFAVLERGAAGGVMITSSHNPAQWNGFKYKGPFGGSATASMVTGIESFLGKDLPAAIVPGTIERVNFLPTYLDAVKKFADLKRIKESGLRFLIDSMYGAGSGLLKSIFDEAGVPCVEIRSERNPLFPGINPEPILPHIAEAQKAVVANKCDAGVITDGDADRIGAVDEHGNVVTAHQILALLTWWLLERKGWGGEVTRAFNTTKMVDRIAAKYGRKLHEHGIGFKYVVDLMLANDILIGGEESGGVGISKHLPERDGVFNALMIANVMAEEKKTLGQLVAMLQAEFGEHQYGRIDMHIDDTLKKSAIARASSGLTEMAGMRVLRTENMDGIKFFLDNPEAASKKNAAETWLLLRASGTEPLLRVYSESCSHESVEKILKAAEQFVLEGKSA, from the coding sequence ATGGCCCAGGTCGTCAAGTTTGGAACGGACGGATGGCGCGGCATCATTGCAGATGACTTTACGTTTGCCAATGTCCGCGTAGCTGCGGCTGCGGTTGCGAATTACGTGGTGGACGCGGGTGATGCGCCGAAGGGCGTCTGCATCGGCTGGGACACACGGTTTGCGTCAGAGGCGTTTGCAAAGGTGACGGCGGAGGTATTGTCTGCCGCGGGCATCAATGTGTTTCTGGCGGATCGCGTAACGGCGACGCCAGCTCTTTCGTTTGCCGTGCTTGAACGCGGCGCGGCAGGTGGCGTGATGATTACGTCAAGCCACAATCCCGCGCAGTGGAATGGCTTCAAGTACAAAGGGCCGTTTGGCGGTTCGGCTACGGCATCGATGGTGACGGGGATTGAATCGTTTCTTGGCAAAGATCTGCCAGCAGCGATTGTGCCGGGAACCATCGAGCGGGTTAATTTTCTGCCTACGTATCTCGATGCGGTGAAGAAGTTTGCCGATCTGAAGCGGATCAAAGAGTCCGGTCTTCGCTTCCTGATCGACAGCATGTACGGTGCTGGATCCGGCCTGTTGAAGAGCATCTTCGACGAGGCCGGTGTGCCTTGCGTCGAGATTCGCAGCGAGCGGAATCCGTTATTTCCTGGGATTAATCCTGAACCGATCCTGCCGCACATTGCGGAGGCGCAGAAGGCTGTCGTTGCCAACAAGTGCGACGCGGGTGTGATTACGGACGGCGATGCGGATCGTATCGGCGCGGTCGATGAGCATGGCAACGTCGTGACGGCGCACCAGATCCTGGCGCTGCTGACGTGGTGGCTGCTGGAGCGCAAGGGATGGGGCGGCGAAGTGACGCGCGCCTTCAACACGACCAAAATGGTCGATCGCATTGCGGCGAAGTACGGACGGAAGCTCCATGAGCACGGGATCGGCTTCAAGTATGTCGTGGACTTGATGCTGGCGAATGACATCCTGATTGGCGGCGAGGAGTCGGGCGGCGTCGGCATCAGCAAACATCTGCCGGAGCGCGATGGCGTCTTCAACGCGCTGATGATCGCGAACGTGATGGCGGAAGAGAAGAAGACACTCGGCCAGCTCGTGGCGATGCTGCAGGCGGAGTTTGGTGAGCATCAGTATGGGCGCATCGATATGCACATCGACGACACGCTGAAAAAATCCGCAATTGCGCGTGCGTCGAGCGGTCTGACCGAGATGGCAGGCATGCGTGTTCTCCGCACGGAGAACATGGACGGCATCAAGTTTTTTCTGGATAACCCCGAGGCTGCGTCTAAGAAGAACGCCGCAGAGACTTGGCTGCTGTTGCGCGCGAGCGGAACGGAGCCTTTGCTTCGCGTTTATTCAGAGTCATGCTCGCACGAGAGTGTGGAGAAGATTCTGAAGGCGGCGGAGCAGTTTGTGTTGGAAGGGAAGTCTGCGTGA
- the kdsB gene encoding 3-deoxy-manno-octulosonate cytidylyltransferase — protein MRPNRILAVIPARLESTRLPRKVLREIAGKPLLAWVVEAALRVPQLDGVIVAVDSAEVADLCQQRGWQYQMTSRELASGTDRMHAVAEALEKTHPADIYVNIQGDEPTLTEHHIEALLRPFDLGDHVQATTICVLCTPENITNPNAIKVVTAPDGRALYFSRAAIPYDRENSGDVQYWKHIGLYAYRAATLKRFATLPPSTLEQIERLEQLRLLENNIALYVETVDHDTIGVDTEEDLQRVATLLA, from the coding sequence TTGCGACCCAACCGCATCCTCGCCGTCATTCCGGCCCGCCTCGAATCCACACGCCTTCCCCGCAAAGTCCTCCGCGAAATCGCCGGAAAGCCTCTCCTCGCCTGGGTTGTCGAGGCCGCTCTGCGCGTCCCGCAGCTCGACGGAGTCATCGTCGCCGTGGATTCCGCAGAAGTCGCCGACCTCTGTCAGCAGCGCGGATGGCAGTACCAGATGACCTCGCGCGAGCTGGCCAGCGGCACCGACCGCATGCACGCCGTCGCCGAAGCTCTTGAAAAGACACACCCTGCGGACATCTATGTGAACATCCAGGGAGATGAACCTACGCTGACGGAACACCACATCGAAGCCCTCCTTCGCCCCTTCGACCTCGGCGATCATGTGCAAGCCACGACCATCTGCGTGCTCTGCACGCCGGAGAACATCACCAACCCGAATGCTATAAAGGTAGTGACCGCCCCGGACGGCCGCGCGCTCTACTTCTCCCGCGCTGCCATCCCCTACGACCGCGAGAACTCCGGCGACGTCCAGTACTGGAAGCACATCGGCCTCTATGCCTACCGCGCGGCAACTCTCAAACGCTTCGCTACCCTGCCGCCCTCGACCCTGGAACAGATCGAACGCCTCGAACAGCTTCGCCTTTTGGAAAACAACATCGCCCTGTATGTGGAAACCGTAGACCACGACACCATTGGCGTCGACACCGAAGAGGACCTCCAGCGCGTAGCCACCCTGCTCGCCTGA